Proteins encoded within one genomic window of Elephas maximus indicus isolate mEleMax1 chromosome 21, mEleMax1 primary haplotype, whole genome shotgun sequence:
- the LOC126065008 gene encoding metallothionein-2, with translation MDPNCSCAAGDSCACAGSCKCKQCKCTSCKKSCCSCCPVGCAKCAQGCICKGASDKCSCCA, from the exons ATGGACCCCAACTGCTCCTGCGCCGCTG GAGACTCCTGTGCCTGCGCTGGCTCCTGCAAATGCAAACAGTGCAAATGCACTTCTTGCAAGAAGA gctgctgctcctgctgcccTGTGGGCTGTGCCAAGTGTGCCCAAGGCTGCATCTGCAAAGGGGCATCAGACAAGTGCAGCTGTTGTGCCTGA